Below is a genomic region from Sulfitobacter sp. OXR-159.
CCAAGGGGAATTCCTCCGATAACTGCCGGTGAATTTCTTCTGCTTCGAGGGTGAGATGAACACAACGGCGAGCCGCCTCTGATGGAGATCATGGTCCCCGCTTGGGTCGACGGCACCCTGCAACCGGTTGAGAAGCTGGCCGCGCATGAACGCGGTTTGCGGCATATGGCGGTCTCGGTCTTTGTAATTGCCGAGGGCAGGTTGCTGCTGCAGCAGCGCGCGCTTGGCAAATACCACACCCCCGGCCTCTGGGCGAATACCTGCTGCACGCATCCGCAATGGGACGAGCCGCCCAACGTCTGCGCCACGCGGCGGTTGGACGAAGAACTGGGGATCACCGGGTTGGACCTTCAGCATCGCGGCCAAGTCGAATACCGCGCCGATGTTGGCGGCGGGTTGATAGAGCATGAGGTTGTTGAGGTATTCCTTGCCCATGCAGACCCGGCGTTGTCGATCACGGAAAACCCCGATGAGGTGATGGCGACGCGCTGGATCAGCCTGAGCGATCTACACACCAACCTCGCGCAGAGCCCCGAAGAATATACGCCTTGGTTGCGGATCTACATGGCCGAACACGAAGGTCTGATCCTCGGCGGCGGGGCGATGGAATAATAGAAAGGCGGGCCAGAGATGACCGAAGACATGCAAGACCAAAAGACACGCGCGGCGGACTGGTTCCGCAAGCTACGCGATGACATCGTTCAGGCGTTCCATGACATTGAAGCGCGTCATGTCGGGGAAGAAGAGGCCGGACGTTTCGTGGTCAGCAACACAACCCGCACCGCGCCTGATGGGTCCGACGCTGGCGGCGGTGAGATGTCTGTCATGCGCGGCGGGCGCGTGTTTGAGAAGGTGGGCGTGAATATCTCCACCGTTTACGGCACCTTGGGTGAACGGGCGCAAGTGGCGATGGCAGCGCGCAAAGGACTGCCGGGCATGGCCGATGATCCGCGGTTTTGGGCATCGGGCATCAGTCTGGTCGCGCATATGCAAAACCCGCATGTGCCTGCCGTGCACATGAACACCCGCATGTTCTGGACCCCTCATGCGTGGTGGTTCGGCGGTGGGGCGGATTTGAATCCTTGTATTGAGTATGACGAGGACACCGCCTATTTCCATGCCGAGATGAAGGCCGCCTGTGACCCCCATAGCGCCACGCTCTATGATGAGCTGAAGGCTTGGGCGGATGAGTATTTCTACATCCCGCACCGCAAACGTGCGCGGGGTGTGGGCGGTATCTTTTATGACGACCGCAACAGCGGCGATTGGGCCGCCGATTTCGCGCTGACGCAGGATGTGGGCCGGGCGTTTCTGCCCGCCTATGTGCCACTGGTCGACAAGCGGCGCGAGATGACATGGGACATGGACGACAAGGACGTGCAGCTGCGGCACCGTGGGCTCTATGCCGAGTATAACCTTGTTTATGATCGGGGGACGAAGTTCGGGCTTGAGACGGGGCATGACCCTGATGCAGTGCTGATGAGCTTGCCGCCGATGGCGAAGTGGGTGTGAACTGAGGCTGGGCAACAAGCAGGCAGGAGGCGCTGCACAATCGAAAGGCAGCCTTCCGCCCCTTTCTGTTAGAGCGACAAAGTAACGGCGAAGGTGCCATCTAGCCCGGAATCAAGCCGCAGGCGCCGGGCCGTCGCCTGCCCGCCCGTCACGCCGGATGCGTGCCTCCATATTTGGCGCACCTTCGGTGCGACCGGGTAGGCGATTTGGAGAGGCTGGGCATGACTTCGTGAAGGCACATCACGGTTGAACCATAAAGTGGCATGAGCCATCGTCTCATCGCCGACCCGCGGGCAGGCGATGGCCCTCATTGTAAGATGCGGAGGTTCAGCCTCGCGTCCCGCGCACCGTGTCGATCATCAACTGCACATTCTCCGGATCCGCATCCGGCGTAATGCCATGGCCAAGATTAAAGATATGCGGCCCCTTCGCCAGCGCGTCGACAATCGCGCGCGTCTCTTGCACCAGCGCATCCCCGCCCGTCACCATATGCGATGACTTCAGATTGCCCTGCACACAGCCATTGGGCTGCACATGCTCGGCGACCCATTCCGCGCTGACACCATCGTCGATGGCGATGCAGTCCGCTCCGGTCGCCGCATGCAGATTGGCAAACCGCGCGCCCGCACCACGGGGGAAGGCGATGATCGGGACATCCGGATGCCGCGCTTTCAGCGCGCTGATGATCTGGCGCAGCGGCTCGGTCGAATAACGGTCGAAATCGGTGCCTTGCAGCGATCCGGCCCAGCTGTCGAAGAGCTTCACCACCTCGGCCCCGGCTTGGATCTGCATGTCGAGGTATTCGATTGTGGCGAGCGTAATCCTCTCCATCAACGCATCGAAAACCTCGGGGTTTTCGTCCTTCAGCGCATGGGCTGGCCCCTGATCCGGCGTGCCTTTGCCCGCGATCATATAGGTCGCCACCGTCCATGGCGCGCCTGCGAAACCGATCAGCGTGGTTTCCTCGGGCAGTTCGCGTGACAGGATGCGCACGGTCTCGTAAATCGGGGCGAGGTGGTCGTGAATGGCATCCGCCGGTTTCAGCGCTTCCATCTCGGCCTTGGTGGTGATCGTCGACAGACGCGGCCCTTCGCCGGTGACAAACCACAGATCGGCCCCAAGCGCCTGCGGCACCAGCAGGATGTCGGCAAAAAGGATCGAGGCATCGAAACCGTAGCGGCGGATCGGCTGCAACGTCACCTCGGCGGCAAGTTCGGGGTTATAGCAGAGCGACAGGAAATCCCCCGCCTTGGCCCGCGTCGCGCGGTACTCCGGCAGGTAGCGCCCAGCTTGCCGCATCATCCAGATCGGTGGGGTCGGCAGGGTTTCGCCCGTAAGGGCGCGCAGGATGGTCTTATTCGCAGTCATTATGGCGTTCCTAATTGTGGCAAACCCGTAGGTAGCGCAGGTACAGTAGTTGTCAGTTCATGTCGACGGGGGTAGGGATGCGTCATGACGTATCAGCTTCCCACCCCGGCCCGGCCCCTCAACATCGGCACACGCGGATCGCTTCTGGCGCTCGCGCAGGCGAATGAGGTGCGCGACCGGCTCGCCGCCGCCTTTGACCTGCCGTTTGAAGCGTTTACGATCGTGGTGATCAAGACCACGGGCGACAAGATCATCGACCGCCCGCTGAAAGAGATCGGCGGCAAGGGCCTGTTCACCCGCGAGATCGAAGCGGCGCTGCTGGATGGCTCCATCGACATCGCGGTGCATTCGATGAAGGACATGCCGACGCTGCAACCCGGTGGGCTGTTGATCGACACCTATCTCCCGCGCGAGGATTGCCGCGATGCGTTCATCTCGCCGCATCTGAAATCCATCGCCGACCTGCCGCAGGGCGCGGTCGTGGGCACCTCCAGCCTGCGCCGCCGCGCCCAGGTGAAACTGCGGCGGCCCGATTTGGAAGTGGTCGAGTTTCGTGGCAACCTGCAAACCCGTTTGAAAAAGCTGGATGACGGCGTGGCCGAAGCGACATTCCTTGCCATGGCCGGGCTGAACCGGCTGAGAATGGACGATGTGCCGCAGGCCGCCGTGCATCCCGATGACATGCTGCCGGCCATCGCCCAAGGGGCGATTGGGGTTGAGCGCCGCATCGACGACAGCCGCGCCGCCGACATGTTGGCGGCGATCCATGACCGCGCCACGGGCGAACAACTGGCCGCCGAACGCGCGTTTCTGGCGACGCTTGACGGCTCTTGCGAGACGCCCATCGCTGGGCTGGCCGAACTCAACGGCACCGAGATGCGCCTGCGCGGCCAGGTGCTGCGCCCGGACGGGTCAGACGCCATCGGCGACGACGTGACCTGCGCCATTTCCGACGGAGCCGAGGCGGGCGAGGCGATGGCCCGCAAGCTTCTGGCCGAGGCCGGACCGGGTTTCTTTGACTGGCGCGAATGATCGGCAATCTCTTCACGCTGAAACAGCTTGAAGCGCTGATCTGGGTCGCCGACCTTGGCAGTTTCCGCCGCGCCGCCGCGCATCTGAATACCACGCAGCCGAACATCTCGGCCCGGATATCGGGGTTGGAGGCGACGCTGGGCGTGACCCTCATGCAGCGCGACGCCGGGTCGATCCGGCTGACCGAAAAGGGCACCGCGCTGCTGGCCCAAGCCCGCCGCGTGCTGCGCGAGGCCGAAGCGCTGGTTGAGACCGCCGCGCGGCCTGACCTGATCGACGACAGCCTGCGCCTTGGTGTGACCGAAGTGGTGGCCAGCACATGGTTGCGCCCCTTTTTGCGCGCGCTGGCAGAGGCTTATCCCAATCTAACGGTTGAGCTTACCGTCGATCTCTCGCGTGATCTGGATCGGGAGCTTGCCGCCCATGCGCTTGACCTGACCTTGCAAACCGCGCCCTTCTCAACCCCGGCGGGAGGTCAGTTGGACTTGGCGACCTATGACTACATTTGGGTCGCCGCGCCGGAGCTTGCAGCACAGATTGGCCCCACGCCTAACCTTGAGGCGCTGGTGCGGCACCCGGTTTTGGGCCATGCGCGGCACACGCAGGCCCATTCTGATCTGATCCGCCATTTCGATGGCACCACCGCGCCCAAGGCTCGATTGGTGCCTTCGAGCAGCCTGTCGGCGGCGATGAACATGGTGCTCGACGGGATGGGCGTGGCGGTAATGCCGCGTGTCATGGTGGCAGGCGCGCTGGCTGATGGGGCGCTGCAAA
It encodes:
- a CDS encoding LysR family transcriptional regulator, with translation MIGNLFTLKQLEALIWVADLGSFRRAAAHLNTTQPNISARISGLEATLGVTLMQRDAGSIRLTEKGTALLAQARRVLREAEALVETAARPDLIDDSLRLGVTEVVASTWLRPFLRALAEAYPNLTVELTVDLSRDLDRELAAHALDLTLQTAPFSTPAGGQLDLATYDYIWVAAPELAAQIGPTPNLEALVRHPVLGHARHTQAHSDLIRHFDGTTAPKARLVPSSSLSAAMNMVLDGMGVAVMPRVMVAGALADGALQILPAAWHPRPLQVAARYHAERTPAYVTRAAELARDCARSFDVEDRKNLSHP
- the hemC gene encoding hydroxymethylbilane synthase, with the protein product MTYQLPTPARPLNIGTRGSLLALAQANEVRDRLAAAFDLPFEAFTIVVIKTTGDKIIDRPLKEIGGKGLFTREIEAALLDGSIDIAVHSMKDMPTLQPGGLLIDTYLPREDCRDAFISPHLKSIADLPQGAVVGTSSLRRRAQVKLRRPDLEVVEFRGNLQTRLKKLDDGVAEATFLAMAGLNRLRMDDVPQAAVHPDDMLPAIAQGAIGVERRIDDSRAADMLAAIHDRATGEQLAAERAFLATLDGSCETPIAGLAELNGTEMRLRGQVLRPDGSDAIGDDVTCAISDGAEAGEAMARKLLAEAGPGFFDWRE
- the hemE gene encoding uroporphyrinogen decarboxylase, with product MTANKTILRALTGETLPTPPIWMMRQAGRYLPEYRATRAKAGDFLSLCYNPELAAEVTLQPIRRYGFDASILFADILLVPQALGADLWFVTGEGPRLSTITTKAEMEALKPADAIHDHLAPIYETVRILSRELPEETTLIGFAGAPWTVATYMIAGKGTPDQGPAHALKDENPEVFDALMERITLATIEYLDMQIQAGAEVVKLFDSWAGSLQGTDFDRYSTEPLRQIISALKARHPDVPIIAFPRGAGARFANLHAATGADCIAIDDGVSAEWVAEHVQPNGCVQGNLKSSHMVTGGDALVQETRAIVDALAKGPHIFNLGHGITPDADPENVQLMIDTVRGTRG
- the idi gene encoding isopentenyl-diphosphate Delta-isomerase, whose translation is MEIMVPAWVDGTLQPVEKLAAHERGLRHMAVSVFVIAEGRLLLQQRALGKYHTPGLWANTCCTHPQWDEPPNVCATRRLDEELGITGLDLQHRGQVEYRADVGGGLIEHEVVEVFLAHADPALSITENPDEVMATRWISLSDLHTNLAQSPEEYTPWLRIYMAEHEGLILGGGAME
- the hemF gene encoding oxygen-dependent coproporphyrinogen oxidase, with protein sequence MTEDMQDQKTRAADWFRKLRDDIVQAFHDIEARHVGEEEAGRFVVSNTTRTAPDGSDAGGGEMSVMRGGRVFEKVGVNISTVYGTLGERAQVAMAARKGLPGMADDPRFWASGISLVAHMQNPHVPAVHMNTRMFWTPHAWWFGGGADLNPCIEYDEDTAYFHAEMKAACDPHSATLYDELKAWADEYFYIPHRKRARGVGGIFYDDRNSGDWAADFALTQDVGRAFLPAYVPLVDKRREMTWDMDDKDVQLRHRGLYAEYNLVYDRGTKFGLETGHDPDAVLMSLPPMAKWV